In Setaria viridis chromosome 5, Setaria_viridis_v4.0, whole genome shotgun sequence, the genomic stretch AACCCAAACCGTCGTTACCCACTGCATGCCACCTGGCACCTACTATAGCTACGAAAATGCCAACGAAAGCATCCGGAAATCGTAGCGAAGGAGGCAACTGCCGACGCCCTGGAGTCCAGGGCCTGGACACGCAGACGTAGCTCGCAATCAGCGTCAACGAGCACACGTGAGCACCGCACCCATCCCATCCAAACGCGTCCTGCCTGCGCTCCGATCCGCAACGGATCCGGCGTGGCCGGTCGCCCCCACGggcccggacgccgccgccacccaatCGCGCGCCTCCACGTCGCAAATCTCGCCCCGGGCCTTTGGCTCGACAGGTCAGCTGCAACAGCTTTTCCATCCCATCCATCCGGCCGGCCATCCGCCCATCCCTCCCCCCTCCTGCAGTCCTGCCTGCCTTCCCGTTCACTTTCTCCTCCTCGTGAAGCGAGCGCCGCGATTCCATTTCCATCCCAGAACGGCTTCAAAACGGCCGCGGCGCAGATCCACACACAGTCACACAGACACGGGCAGACAAAACCGCCGCTGGGGTTTTCAAATCCCGGGGCGGATTTCCCCgcagagagaagagagagagagagaggaaggaagcCCGGCCACCACTCCTCGCAAAGATCTCGTCTTCGAATTCGTCGTCCTGCCGGTGTGCCGGGCCGGTGAGCTGCGAGCAGCTGGGCGTAGCGGGAGGCGGCCATGGGGAACAGCATATACCGGTTCCTGTGCGGCCTGTGCGCGCCCTCGTCGTCGGAGCAGGCGCTCCACGGCGCgcaccccgccgtcgccgcgctcggCCGCGACATCCTCAGCTTCGGAGCCAACTCGCAGGTGACCAGCCAGCTGAATTCCGATTTTATTGCGCTGCTGTCGTGCGTGCCTTGCTGTTGTTGGTTTTGCTGGTAATTACATGAGCTGATGAGCTTAATAGTTTCGCTAATTTGGGGGTTCCTGCGGATGTGAGTTTTTCAGGTTCCGGACGAGCTGAGCCGCCACGTCGTCTCCTCCAAGAAAGCGCAGGCGAATTGGTAACTGAACTTTTTTTCGATTTTCTATTCGTTTTCCTTCTTGCTTGATTGCTTCGATCTGTATACACATCGCTGTCGTGGTAGTGAGTGATTCGACGAGTGGAGCTATGAAAGCGACGGTTTCTTGAAAAATAATGCAAAGTTTAGTGGGAGTGTAGAATTAGCCTTCCTCTGAATTTGGTAACCGGGACAGTGTGTGTCATTCAGTGCATCGCATACTGATGAATTAGCTTCCGTATTTGGCAAGTGTGAGAAGGACACCCGATCCGGTGAAAGTATTTGTACTGCTACCAGTAGGCGTAATTCCCATAGCAGTTGTAGTAAATAAATGCTTGCAGTAACGAGCACTATCCACTAGGCCATGCGTTCAGTGTTCATGATGATGACCTAGCGCTGCAGCGTAAGGGCGTCTCCAACAAGCTGGCTTATTCGCCAGCTGACGTGGAAGCGCTTTGCATCGCGCTAGCTAAACACTTTTTGCACTGTTCACCGTTTAAAAATAATCGTTCAGCTAGCTCAACGTACCCCCGTTGGAGACGCCCTAACGGGCACCAACATCTCGTTCAGATTTGTAAAACGCTGCCATGACAAAAAATTTGCTTGCGCTCATGTAAGGTACAAGAAGCTGCTGGTGGCATGGAAGAAAGCCCGGCCACCGCCCAAGACGCCGGAGGAAGCCGCGCGCTTCGTTGTGCAGACGCTCAAGAACCATCAGAAAGCAGACGTCGAGGTACGACCTCCGACTCCCCAACCGTACGCATAGCTCCAAGCTACAACAGTGGTGGTCAATCACCAACATTCATTTCTGCTTGTGTTCGCCCAGGGCTTCTTGGCTTTCTACGGCCTGCCACACCCAAACGCGGCAGCAGGCGCTCCcgctgctcccgcgccgcccaaACCTCAGGGCCCGCCCAAACCTCAGGGTGCCAAGTTCGAGCTGCACACGCTCCCCGTAAGGCTCCGACCGGCTCCATTGTCCATCAGCCATTTCATGAATTTTTCCATGGTCACGCGTTACGAGCCAACGAGTGTTCTTGCTGGTTTATCAGATTGACCCCAAGTCCGTTGCTGATGGTGACACCATCAACGTGTACGTGGACACGGCCGACCCCCGGGAGTCTGGCAGCGTGCCCCGCGAGGTGCagaaggcggcggccgagcgGGCCAAGGCGCGGGCCGCCAAGAATTACCAGAAGGCCGACGCCCTGCAGAAGGTCATAGTGGACGCAGGATACAGGTTTCTTGAACTTCACATCGATCATCTTCTCGATCTACAGTATCATAGTAGCAGTTGGCTTCTTTCTGTTGCCTTGTTCCCCTTCTCGAGAACACATCTTCATACGATTCAGGTTCTGACAGCTAAATCTGAAACCTCTGCAATGCAGGCCAGTCCCTAACGCCAGAGGCGAAGAGGTGCTCGCCAAGAAGTACAGGATCAGGCTGAGGTATGTGCCAAGTGTGCTATTTGACCAACGATCAGGAACATGTGCCTTGATTCCTTTAGTTAATCCTGATGCAGTGTGAGTTGAATATGCATCTGTGATGTGCGCAGGGGCATCGATGCGCCGGAGAGCGCGATGCCGTACGGCAAGGAGGCCAAAGAGGCGCTGCTGAAGCTTGTTCAGGGAAAGAGCCTGAAGGTCTACGTGTACGACCAGGACCGGTATGGTAGATGCGTCGGAGACATCTACTGCGACGGCGTATTCGTGCAGGTAAGATATTGCACAGTTTGCACTAACATGCACATCTTGAAGATAGGTTTTGGCTGAGACTAGAATGCTGGGGATATTTCAGCTGACTGCAATGGACATGCTATGCTAAAAGTCTGAAACAGTCAAGCTCTTAATGCTGAACACTAATTTATTTTAGGAAGAATGTAATCAGTTTTTCAACTTGCTTCATGCGCAGGAGCAAATGCTGAAGAAGGGGTTTGCATGGCACTACACCGCCTACGACCAACGCCCGGAGCTGGCCAAGGTAAGCAGTACCAATCGATTTCATATAGCTACGCCCGTTGGTGCATTGAGACAATAAAAGCGATTTCACGGTCTGAATTTCCCTGCAACCATCTATGCAATATATCTGAAAAATGAatgttttttataaaaaaatcctGCTACCAGTGGGAGAAACAGGCACAGACTGGCAGGAAGGGCTTGTGGGCGTCGTCGAAGCCACAGAAACCATGGGAGTGGCGGAAGGACAAGCGCAACGGGACGGCATGAACACGGAACAGGTTTCTGGGTTCAGTGTATGTGTGTGTCATGTACTGTAGACATGAGCAGCTGATTTCTTTATTTGACGTGcatattttctttagcacaGAGCCGTTAAACTGAGCACCATCGATATCGTAGATTGTGCAGTGTGCGTATGTGCATGTGTAGTGTACACCCGGAAGATTCGTACAGCAGGGAGCGATTGGTTACTGATTGCAAATTATATGGTCAATACTACGGAGATTATTTGTTGCGCAATCCTAATAATAGCATTATTGCACCGTTGCTAGCACTGTGAAGTGTAATAGAGAACTGAAGCCTGTACAACGTGTTGTTGGAAAGACTGGATGCGTTTGTGCTGTAGTGCTTCTGCgctattccctccgttccaaattactattcattttgatttttctaaatacataactttgCTATGCACCGATATATATATCATGGAGAAGTTCATTTTTGGCCATCCAACTATCATCTCGGTTTGGTTTTTACCATCGAACCGCAAAACCAAAAATCTTTGGCCACCCAACTATCGAAACCGTCAAATTTGACCATTGGGCTGTTTTGATGGGTGGTTTTGCTGACGTGGATGCAACGTGGCGGTGGGATCCACATGGTCAGGGCTATCTCTCTTCTCTCTGGGAGCTCGTTTGATTTGCCGGGGTCGCCGCGTGTCGGAGCAAGAGGACGCCCCCAGGAGCTTCATCTCGCCAAGTCGCACATGACCATAACCTTCTCGTTGCCGCCGTTGGGTTGGAGCTCCACCCACATGGAGACCTGAGCCCGCCGTCGTGATCCATCGCCCCCCGCTCGAGTCTGTCCACCACCACATATGGTGAGCACACCTATGTGACCCCCTCGACCTCCCCTCTTTGATGCACCTCTCCGCCACTGCTGAGCCGAGCTAGCCGTCCGCCATGGGCGGAGCTTCTGTTGCAGCATGGCCGCCACCGTCGCATCGTCAGGCGGCGCCTGGAAGCTCGCGGCGGACAAGGAGGACGGGTAGGCAGCGGGGAGACGCGGGggagggcggccggcggaggagagACAAGAGAGGGATatgagagaagaaagagagggagagaggagagaaatgGTCCTAACATG encodes the following:
- the LOC117859277 gene encoding probable staphylococcal-like nuclease CAN1, whose protein sequence is MGNSIYRFLCGLCAPSSSEQALHGAHPAVAALGRDILSFGANSQVPDELSRHVVSSKKAQANWYKKLLVAWKKARPPPKTPEEAARFVVQTLKNHQKADVEGFLAFYGLPHPNAAAGAPAAPAPPKPQGPPKPQGAKFELHTLPIDPKSVADGDTINVYVDTADPRESGSVPREVQKAAAERAKARAAKNYQKADALQKVIVDAGYRPVPNARGEEVLAKKYRIRLRGIDAPESAMPYGKEAKEALLKLVQGKSLKVYVYDQDRYGRCVGDIYCDGVFVQEQMLKKGFAWHYTAYDQRPELAKWEKQAQTGRKGLWASSKPQKPWEWRKDKRNGTA